A stretch of the Lolium perenne isolate Kyuss_39 chromosome 3, Kyuss_2.0, whole genome shotgun sequence genome encodes the following:
- the LOC127340040 gene encoding F-box/FBD/LRR-repeat protein At1g13570-like, with amino-acid sequence MGNNNVTGRPRRILDDARREGVATVLITCRCNRSLVCHCKPPRSKEEITPGAEPCDAPSGGRRKPTRSRTTRRVPIGNLPEELLPTILSKLDAKQAARTSVLSSAWEHAWKHSPRLTLDIFAICGAAYRLMLYPERYVQRFVDMADAILRQRRGSVVEQLEIRVDKAAVQLVSRRLDDWVRFAAAARAKSLTLHVSSVTPRLMRPSDLYALPLQLLDDGGVSSLQHIHLSCVSLKLPSPSFPKLKRLGLCYARVSAADFGDMLSNCPNLEWLDLYNVYLNDELKVDTPFSRLRYLRLAACSVTQIKLTATNLATFIFLGRSLPSIDLGETPRLCDVNVYCHEITMEHALSSLSDAFPMVQRLSFHSIIIQLEFPWRLQNASRFPHLRHLQLIFDVRTMHSDDILSVVRFLEAAPLLEELDIVLALCRENGGEGHLRRLPHGQLKYKCLKSLRVCSFRGQKSQVDLLVHIVENAPALQILTIDSSRPHVPEETYRVTEDEKGILSKIRHMAATCIGSKLSAKTKFIVE; translated from the coding sequence ATGGGGAACAACAATGTTACTGGTCGTCCCCGACGGATCTTGGACGATGCACGCCGAGAAGGAGTAGCCACCGTGCTGATCACCTGCCGCTGCAACCGCAGCCTGGTCTGCCATTGCAAACCACCACGCTCCAAAGAAGAAATCACACCGGGAGCCGAACCATGCGATGCACCCAGCGGCGGCCGGCGGAAGCCGACCCGCAGCAGAACAACCAGAAGAGTCCCGATCGGAAACCTTCCAGAGGAGCTGCTGCCCACGATCCTGTCGAAGCTGGACGCGAAGCAGGCCGCGAGGACCAGCGTCCTGTCGAGCGCGTGGGAGCACGCCTGGAAGCACTCTCCCAGGCTAACCCTCGACATCTTCGCCATATGCGGCGCCGCATACAGGCTCATGCTGTACCCCGAGCGATACGTGCAGAGGTTCGTTGACATGGCCGACGCGATACTGCGGCAGCGCCGGGGCAGCGTGGTCGAGCAGCTCGAGATCAGGGTCGACAAGGCCGCCGTTCAGCTTGTATCTCGCCGTCTGGATGACTGGGTTCGCTTCGCGGCGGCGGCCCGGGCCAAGAGCTTGACGCTTCACGTGTCGTCGGTAACACCTCGCTTGATGCGCCCTAGTGATTTGTACGCTCTACCCTTGCAGCTGCTCGACGACGGAGGTGTGTCCAGCCTGCAGCATATCCACCTTTCCTGTGTATCGCTCAAGCTGCCTTCCCCTTCCTTTCCGAAATTGAAGAGGCTGGGTCTGTGCTATGCACGCGTGTCCGCAGCTGATTTCGGAGATATGCTGTCAAATTGCCCTAATCTGGAGTGGCTGGATCTCTATAATGTCTATCTCAACGATGAACTCAAAGTGGACACGCCCTTCTCCAGGCTGCGGTACCTGCGTTTGGCTGCTTGCAGCGTGACCCAGATAAAGCTCACTGCCACCAACCTCGCAACTTTCATATTCCTGGGGCGTTCGTTACCTTCCATCGACCTTGGCGAAACGCCACGACTCTGCGATGTTAACGTCTACTGTCACGAAATAACAATGGAGCATGCTCTTAGTTCATTGTCCGATGCGTTCCCGATGGTGCAACGTCTGTCGTTCCACTCTATTATTATACAGCTGGAGTTTCCCTGGCGACTCCAGAACGCCTCCAGGTTTCCCCACCTCAGGCATCTCCAGCTAATCTTCGATGTCCGCACTATGCACTCAGACGATATCCTCTCTGTTGTGCGTTTTCTCGAGGCTGCCCCGTTGCTCGAGGAATTGGACATTGTGCTCGCACTATGCCGCGAGAATGGTGGGGAAGGGCATCTCAGGAGATTACCACATGGACAATTGAAATACAAGTGCTTGAAGAGCTTGAGGGTTTGTTCATTCAGAGGTCAAAAGAGTCAAGTAGATCTTTTGGTACACATCGTGGAAAATGCCCCTGCTCTGCAGATTTTGACCATAGACTCAAGTAGGCCGCACGTTCCAGAAGAGACTTATCGAGTTACCGAAGATGAGAAAGGAATACTCTCTAAGATCCGTCATATGGCAGCAACATGCATCGGTAGTAAACTTTCAGCCAAGACAAAGTTTATTGTCGAATGA
- the LOC127340039 gene encoding F-box/FBD/LRR-repeat protein At1g13570-like, translating to MGENLTRRPGRVLDDARRAGLATVLITCRCNPSLICHCRPPRANKETPYGSAQPADSPSGGRRKPRDPFGELPAELLPTILSHLDVKQAARTSVLASAWRHTWKHSPKLTLDIVAMCGDGGYRHNYLKPVREELYRRRYVQRFIDTVDEVLRQRRGGGGAVDQLELRFDECHLRQVSSRLYGWIRFAVSSRAKSVRLHVSEAPGVVYGRDRYELPLQLLDAGGGLSKLEHISLSFVSLKVPVHAKSISFPNLNSLVLRLATVSTSDLQHMLSNCPNLERLDMHKVYLDDQLTVHRPLPRLLYLRLVDCRTTMIELHANSLKTFVFRGHSAPTIINLGGTSGLCNVNIQCFRLTLQQSVSSLPNSFPEVQRLCLCCTFTLPTLRSPVGNTPRFPHLKYLQLLSCIYPAELSNGILPIAYFLESAPFLEELDIKFVSSCKNGGEGPLRTSAQGQFEYKHLKRLRAREFTGQKDQLEIMMHIVENAPALEILTIDPIMEHVPATIDQVMEAETRSLTDIRRRATTFIGEKLLAKTKFVVV from the coding sequence ATGGGGGAAAATCTGACTCGTCGTCCCGGGCGGGTCTTGGATGATGCACGCAGAGCAGGATTAGCGACCGTGCTGATCACCTGCCGGTGCAACCCCAGCCTGATCTGCCATTGCAGGCCACCTCGTGCCAACAAAGAAACCCCGTATGGATCAGCCCAACCAGCCGATTCACCCAGCGGCGGCCGACGGAAACCAAGAGACCCGTTCGGAGAGCTTCCGGCGGAACTCCTGCCCACGATCCTGTCACATCTAGATGTGAAGCAGGCGGCACGAACCAGCGTCCTAGCGAGCGCGTGGAGGCACACCTGGAAGCACTCCCCCAAGCTGACCCTCGACATCGTCGCGATGTGCGGCGACGGAGGATACAGGCACAACTACCTCAAGCCCGTCAGAGAGGAGCTGTACCGGCGACGCTACGTGCAGAGATTCATCGACACCGTCGACGAGGTACTGCGCCAGCGCCGCGGCGGTGGTGGCGCGGTCGACCAGCTGGAGCTCAGGTTCGACGAGTGCCACCTTCGACAGGTTTCAAGCCGTCTCTACGGCTGGATACGTTTCGCCGTCTCGTCGCGGGCCAAGAGCGTGAGGCTTCACGTGTCGGAAGCACCTGGGGTCGTGTATGGCCGTGATCGGTACGAGCTTCCTCTGCAGCTGCTCGACGCCGGAGGAGGCTTGTCAAAGCTGGAGCACATCAGCCTTTCGTTCGTGTCGCTCAAAGTACCTGTCCACGCAAAGTCTATCAGTTTTCCAAATCTCAATAGTCTTGTCCTGCGCTTGGCGACCGTGTCTACGAGTGATCTGCAGCATATGCTGTCAAACTGCCCTAATCTCGAGCGGCTGGATATGCACAAGGTTTATCTGGACGATCAACTCACGGTGCATCGGCCCTTGCCCCGGCTGCTGTACCTGCGCTTGGTTGATTGCAGGACAACAATGATAGAGCTCCATGCGAACAGCCTCAAAACCTTCGTATTCAGGGGGCATTCGGCGCCTACCATCATCAACCTCGGCGGAACTTCAGGACTGTGCAACGTTAATATTCAGTGTTTCAGGTTAACGCTACAACAGTCTGTCAGCTCATTGCCCAATTCGTTCCCGGAGGTGCAACGACTGTGCCTCTGCTGTACTTTTACACTGCCGACGCTTCGCTCGCCAGTTGGGAACACCCCCAGGTTTCCTCATCTGAAGTATTTACAGCTGCTATCCTGTATTTACCCTGCTGAACTTTCCAATGGTATCCTTCCTATCGCGTATTTTCTGGAGTCTGCTCCGTTTCTTGAGGAATTAGACATAAAGTTCGTATCATCCTGCAAGAACGGTGGTGAAGGACCTCTAAGGACGTCAGCACAGGGTCAGTTCGAATACAAGCATCTAAAGAGATTGAGAGCTCGTGAGTTCACAGGTCAAAAGGATCAACTAGAGATTATGATGCACATTGTGGAAAATGCCCCTGCGCTCGAGATTTTGACTATAGACCCAATAATGGAACATGTTCCAGCTACTATTGATCAAGTTATGGAAGCTGAAACAAGAAGTCTAACAGATATCCGTCGTAGAGCCACAACATTCATTGGTGAGAAACTTCTAGCAAAGACAAAATTTGTTGTTGTATGA